One Streptococcus sp. VT 162 genomic window, GGTGCTGCATATACTTTCTCAAAGCACTCAAACGAGCTGTGATGTGGCCTTTGTCGTCGTCAACACCACGTCCATACATAAAACCATTTCGCACAGAAAGGGTAAAAGGATTCTCTGTCCACACCTGGTCGCCATCCGCTGGCACGGTGTCATAGTGATTATAGAAGATCAAGGTCTTGGCATCTGGACGCGAACTCTTGAAATGCGCTATGACAAAGGGAGCCGTATAGCTCTCATCAATCTCCACTTCAGCCCCTACACGCTTGAAAATCTCACCCAGATAGTTTGCGACCTCCTTGAGTCCAACCTGTTGGGCAAAGACTGATTTCTTGGAAATCAAGGTGCGCAAGACTTCAAAATAATGTTGGGCCACATGATCCTTCTCAAATTTTTCAATCTGCTCTTGTTCGCTAGGAAAAACCATTTTCTCTCTCTTTCTACTACGTACTTGCGTCCTCAAAACGACAACAAGTGCCTCTTTAAAATCAACTCTCTATACAAAAGCAAGAGGTGGAAACTCTCTCCCACCTCCCTGTGTCTTATTACCAAACTGGTTGATCCAAACCGTCTGATGTTTCTTCGATAACTTTTTTCACTTCATCAGTGTGGTAAGCTGCGATAATTTTCTTGATGGCATCAGCCTTAGGTGATGATTCCCAATCTTTTTTCGCAACAATGATGTTGTACCATTGTTTTGAGTTTTCATCAGCTTGTTCTTTGAAGAGTGCTTTCTTGTAGTCCAATTTTGCTTCTGTAACGAAGGTATTGTTTACAACGGCAGCATCAACTGATGACAATGAACGAGCTGTTTGGCTAGCGTCCAATTCAGTAATCTTCAAGTTCTTTGGATTTTCTGTGATGTTAGCAACTGTTGCAAGTGCAGTTCCAGAAACATCCAATTTGATCAAACCAGCTGATTGAAGCAAGTAAAGCGCACGGCTTTCGTTTGTTGCATCGTTTGGTACAGCAATTTCACCGTTATCTGGGATTTCTTCCACTTTGGTGTACTTGTTTTCTTCCCCATTTTTACCTGAGTAAAGGCGGATTGGTGAGATGTAGGTATCTGCAATCGCTACAAGGTCTTTCCCGTTTTCTTTGTTCCAGTTGTTCAAGAAGTTGTAGTGTTGGAAAGCATTCAAGTCTACTTCGCCATCAGCAGTTGCCTTGTTTGGTTGTGAATAGTCTGTGAACTCTGTGAATTCCAATTTAATTCCATCTTTTTCAACCAATTCTTGGATTTTATCCCAACGCGCTTCTTCAGAACCGCTACGGTTAACTGTTGCAATTTTGACAACTGTTTCGTTGTCTGCTTTCTTTTCTGAATTTCCGCAAGCTGCAAGAGTCAAACCTGCGACTGTAGCAAGAGCTGCTACACCGAGCCATTTTTTAATTTTCATGATTCTTTCTCCTTTAAAAATAATACCGTAATAGTATCTCATACTTTATTTGAATTAGCAAATTGTTATTAGATAGGCAGACATATAGTTTGAAACTATATACCTAAAAATTGAGAAATCATCCGCCTTTCTCAGACTGGATGATTTCATACGACTATTTAATATCAGCTTCTGCTGGGAGGTAAGTGTCCCCGAAGAACTGTTTAGACAATTTTTCAAGAGTTCCGTCTTTGTAGAGTTCTTGGATACGTTTGTCTACAAATGATTTCAACTCATCTTGACCTTTAGCAAGAAGTGGGTAAACGTAAGGTTGTTGGTCGCTTGGAAGTTCAATGACTTTCAAGTTGTCCAAACCTTGGTTCTTGATAACTGTTTCAACACCAATTTTATCGAAGATCTTGTAGTCAAACTGACCATCGCTCAAACGAGACATGATTTGTTGGAAATCAGCTTTGGTATAGTTAAGAACCGTTGGATTGTCAGCGTGTTGTTTGTTATAATCTTCTAGCTGTTTAGCTGATGTTGTCCCTTGAACGACTTCAGTAGACTTGCCTCCGATGTCATCAAGTGATTTGATGCTGTCGTCGTCTTTCTTCACAACGAGAACGTTAGGGTTTTTAGCAGTTGGAGCTGCATAAAGGTACTTTTCAGCACGTTCTTTGGTATAGCTGATATTGTTCACAGCCATTTGATAACGGTCGCTATCAAGACCTGCAAAGACACCTGACCACTCTGTCTTTTCAAACTTGACATCGTATTTGTCAGAGTCTTTAAAGATAGCACGGACTACTTCAATCTCATAACCAGTCAACTCGCCATTTTCTTCGTAGTTGAATGGTTTTGGTGAAGCATTGGTTGCAACGAT contains:
- a CDS encoding amino acid ABC transporter substrate-binding protein, with the translated sequence MKKIVKYSSLAALGLVAAGVLAACSGGDKKDTATSEAASGKKEIIVATNASPKPFNYEENGELTGYEIEVVRAIFKDSDKYDVKFEKTEWSGVFAGLDSDRYQMAVNNISYTKERAEKYLYAAPTAKNPNVLVVKKDDDSIKSLDDIGGKSTEVVQGTTSAKQLEDYNKQHADNPTVLNYTKADFQQIMSRLSDGQFDYKIFDKIGVETVIKNQGLDNLKVIELPSDQQPYVYPLLAKGQDELKSFVDKRIQELYKDGTLEKLSKQFFGDTYLPAEADIK
- a CDS encoding O-sialoglycoprotein endopeptidase, encoding MKIKKWLGVAALATVAGLTLAACGNSEKKADNETVVKIATVNRSGSEEARWDKIQELVEKDGIKLEFTEFTDYSQPNKATADGEVDLNAFQHYNFLNNWNKENGKDLVAIADTYISPIRLYSGKNGEENKYTKVEEIPDNGEIAVPNDATNESRALYLLQSAGLIKLDVSGTALATVANITENPKNLKITELDASQTARSLSSVDAAVVNNTFVTEAKLDYKKALFKEQADENSKQWYNIIVAKKDWESSPKADAIKKIIAAYHTDEVKKVIEETSDGLDQPVW